The Takifugu flavidus isolate HTHZ2018 chromosome 21, ASM371156v2, whole genome shotgun sequence genome has a window encoding:
- the pdcd6ip gene encoding programmed cell death 6-interacting protein isoform X2, with protein MATFISVPLKKSSEVDLVKPLSKFINVAYQASDEQGEYIRAVEELNKLRKSAVGRPLDKHESSLEVLLRYYDQLCAVEPKFPFSENQLCLTFTWKDAFDKGSLFGGSVKLALASLGYEKTCVLFNVAALASQIASEQNLDNDEGLKTAAKYYQLASGAFGHIKDTVLSALNREPTMDISPETMGTLSTIMLAQAQEVIFLKAASDKMKDAVIAKLANQAADFYGDAFKQCQYKDNLPKEVLPVLAAKHCIMQANAELHQSALAKQKKRFGEEIARLQHAAELVKTVASRYDEYVSVKDLSDRINRALTAAKKDNDFIYNDRVPEIKDLEHIGKAALVKASPITTPLSQKFSDLFEKMVPMAVQQAMTIYNQRKSDFVNRLVGTMREATNLCNGVLASLNLPAALEDLSGDSIPQSIAEKARSIVQQGGLQSIEQLIKDLPELLTRNREILDESLKILDEEETTDNDLRAKFNQRWNRTPSGDLYKPLRAEGANFRSILDKAVQADQVVKERYNTHCEMIALLCKPENELSAAIPSANPTKTLQGSEVVNMLRSQITKLDEIKKERETLEGEIKAVTFDMSVSFLTALARDGAINEEQLSSTQLEQLYGAYNQRVQASLRTQEELLGQVQTSHQEFSNLKQSNAESNQREEVLKKLASAHDSYVEISNNLREGTKFYNDLTEILLKFQNKCSDIVFARKTERDELLKELQQSIAREPSAPSFNVPAYQSTPAPPAAGPTPAPRTVFAEQQPPAKPPARPPPPTFTPHAASSTPANAAPASTPPNNPPPVAPPTQAQGPPYPSYQGYPGYYQMPMGYNPYAYGQYNMPYMSYQATPGQAGYPGAPPAGQPYPGYPQHPPQQQPYYPQQ; from the exons ATGGCAACGTTTATTTCAGTCCCGTTGAAAAAGTCATCCGAGGTAGATCTAGTGAAGCCGCTGTCCAAATTCATCAATGTCGCGTACCAGGCGAGCGACGAGCAGGGGGAATATATCCGCGCcgtggaggagctgaacaaGCTCCGTAAGAGCGCAGTGGGAAGGCCGCTGGACAAACATGAGAGCTCCCTGGAGGTTCTTCTCAG GTATTACGATCAGCTGTGTGCCGTCGAGCCCAAGTTTCCCTTCTCTGAAAACCAG CTCTGCTTAACCTTCACATGGAAGGATGCGTTTGATAAAGGGTCACTGTTTGGAGGCTCAGTCAAGCTTG CCTTGGCCAGTTTGGGCTATGAGAAGACTTGTGTGCTGTTCAATGTAGCAGCTCTGGCCAGTCAGATCGCCTCCGAGCAGAACCTGGATAATGATGAGGGGCTGAAGACCGCAGCCAAATACTATCAG CTGGCCAGCGGAGCTTTCGGCCACATTAAGGACACAGTTCTGTCCGCGCTGAACAGAGAGCCAACCATGGACATCTCCCCGGAAACTATGGGTACCCTGAGCACAATCATGCTGGCACAGGCCCAGGAAGTCATCTTCCTCAAGGCAGCCTCAG ATAAGATGAAAGACGCTGTCATCGCCAAGCTGGCCAATCAGGCGGCAGATTTCTACGGCGATGCCTTCAAGCAGTGTCAGTACAAAGACAACCTTCCCAAG gaagtgCTGCCCGTGCTGGCGGCCAAGCACTGCATCATGCAGGCCAATGCTGAGCTCCACCAGAGCGCCCTGGCTAAACAGAAGAAGCGCTTTGGAGAGGAGATCGCTCGCCTACAG CACGCAGCAGAGCTGGTGAAGACCGTGGCGTCTCGGTACGACGAATACGTGAGCGTCAAAGACCTGAGTGACAGGATCAACCGAGCCCTCACCGCGGCCAAAAAAGACAACGATTTTATCTACAACGACCGCGTGCCTGAAATCAAGGATCTTGAACACATTGGCAAGGCGGCGCTGGTCAAAGCATCCCCCATCACAACGCCACTCAGCCAGAAATTCTCAG ACTTATTTGAGAAGATGGTCCCCATGGCGGTGCAGCAGGCCATGACTATTTACAACCAGAGGAAGTCTGACTTTGTTAACAGGCTGGTGGGAACCATGAGGGAGGCCACCAACCTCTGCAACGG GGTGTTGGCGTCTCTAAACCTGCCAGCAGCGCTGGAGGATCTGTCCGGAGACTCTATCCCACAGTCTATAGCCGAGAAGGCGCGCTCCATCGTGCAGCAAGGAGGACTGCAGAGCATCGAGCAGCTCATCAAAGACCTGCCGGAGCTCCTGACTCGGAACAGAGAGATCCTGGATGAG TCTTTAAAGATACTGGATGAGGAAGAGACGACGGACAACGACCTGCGGGCCAAGTTCAACCAGCGCTGGAACAGAACGCCCTCTGGAGATCTGTACAAGCCCCTCCGTGCAG AGGGAGCCAACTTCCGCAGCATCTTGGACAAGGCTGTCCAGGCGGACCAGGTGGTGAAGGAGCGCTACAACACTCACTGTGAAATGATCGCCTTGCTGTGCAAACCCGAGAACGAGCTGAGCGCCGCCATCCCGTCTGCCAACCCAACCAAAACACTGCAGGGCAGCGAG GTGGTGAACATGCTGCGCTCTCAGATCACCAAACTGGATGAGATTAAGAAGGAGCGGGAGACGCtggagggagagatcaaggctgtgacctttgacatgtCTGTTAGCTTCCTAACGGCCCTCGCCCGGGATGGGGCCATCAACGAGGAGCAGCTCTCAAGCACCCAGCTCGAGCAGTTGTACGGTGCCTACAACCAGAGGGTCCAGGCCAGCCTTCGGACACAGGAAGAGCTGCTTGGACAAGTTCAG ACCTCCCACCAGGAGTTCAGCAATCTGAAACAGTCCAATGCAGAAAGCAACCAGAGGGAGGAGGTGCTGAAAAAGCTGGCCTCAGCTCATGACAGCTACGTCGAGATCAGCAACAACCTGCGCGAAGGCACCAAG TTTTACAACGACTTGACAGAAATCCTCCTGAAGTTCCAGAACAAATGCAGCGACATAGTCTTTGCTCGCAAAACAGAGCGCGACGAACTGCTCAA GGAGCTTCAGCAGAGCATCGCTCGGGAGCCCAGCGCTCCATCCTTCAACGTCCCAGCCTATCAGAGCACCCCAGCTCCCCCTGCCGCTGGACCAACACCAGCGCCAAGAACGGTCTTT GCCGAGCAGCAACCACCGGCAAAGCCCCCGGCGAGGCCACCTCCACCTACCTTCACCCCTCATGCCGCTTCCAGCACACCAGCCAATGCAGCACCTGCCAGTACTCCACCTAACAACCCACCACCGGTGGCTCCGCCGACACAGGCCCAGGGCCCACCTTACCCCTCCTACCAGGGCTATCCAGG GTACTACCAGATGCCTATGGGCTACAACCCCTATGCTTACGGGCAGTACAACATGCCCTACATGTCATACCAGGCCACTCCAGGACAAGCTGGCTACCCAGGCGCCCCTCCTGCTGGACAGCCATACCCTGGCTACCCCCAGCaccctcctcagcagcagccctACTACCCACAGCAATAA
- the ubp1 gene encoding upstream-binding protein 1 isoform X3 has translation MLDNRKPGELPELNNKMVKSTVRVVFHDRRLQYTEHQQLEGWKWNRPGDRLLDIDIPMSVGIVEPKTHPSQLNAAEFLWDMKKRTSVFVQVHCISTEFTPRKHGGEKGVPFRIQIDTFALGDTVEYTEHLHSASCQIKVFKPKGADRKQKTDREKMEKRTAQEKEKYQPSYDTTILSETRLEPIIEDAGDHELKKSSKRTLPADCGDSLAKRGSCSPWPDKAYVSTNQAATPSFSSTPLSTYTASSVPDSDSSSPNHQADPGSLGASEQLSPTASIQDTQKWLLKNRFNSYARLFSNFSGSDLLKLTREDVVQICGPADGIRLFNALKSRSVRPRLTVYVCQESPADERQGSTENGENSISPGLHVYHALYLEEPTAAELIRKIACVCGLPLGTINQVYRQGPTGILILLSDQMVYNFPDESSFLISTVKDELGEGLHLILK, from the exons ATGTTGGACAACAGGAAGCCCGGGGAGTTACCAGAGCTCAACAACAAGATGGTGAAG AGCACAGTCAGGGTGGTGTTCCATGACCGCAGGCTGCAATATACagagcaccagcagctggagggcTGGAAGTGGAATCGTCCTGGTGACCGTCTCCTTGACATCG aTATCCCCATGTCAGTGGGCATTGTGGAGCCAAAGACTCATCCCTCCCAGCTCAACGCAGCGGAGTTCCTGTGGGACATGAAGAAAAGAActtctgtttttgtgcag GTGCACTGCATCAGCACTGAGTTCACCCCCAGGAAGCACGGTGGAGAGAAGGGCGTTCCCTTCAGGATCCAGATTGACACCTTCGCCCTGGGAGACACTGTAGAGTACACGGAGCACCTCCACTCTGCCTCCTGCCAAATCAAAGTCTTTAAG CCAAAAGGGGCAGATCGTAAGCAAAAGACGGAccgagagaagatggagaagcgCACAGCCCAAGAGAAGGAAAAGTACCAGCCTTCCTACGATACCACTATCCTTTCAGAG ACAAGACTTGAACCCATCATAGAGGACGCGGGCGACCACGAACTGAAGAAGTCCAGCAAGCGGACTCTTCCTGCTGACTGCGGGGACTCGCTGGCCAAGAGAGGCAGT TGCTCCCCGTGGCCCGACAAAGCCTACGTCAGCACCAACCAGGCAGCtactccctccttctcctccacacCGCTTTCCACCTACACGGCCTCCTCAGTACCAGACAG TGACTCGTCCTCACCCAATCACCAAGCGGACCCTGGGAGCCTCGGCGCTTCTGAG CAACTGAGCCCCACCGCCTCCATACAGGACACGCAAAAGTGGCTGCTGAAAAACCGCTTCAACTCCTACGCACGACTCTTTTCTAATTTCTCAG GTTCTGATTTATTGAAGTTGACCCGGGAGGATGTGGTCCAGATTTGTGGGCCAGCTGATGGGATCAGACTATTCAATGCACTTAAATCCag gtcGGTGCGTCCCAGATTGACAGTGTACGTCTGTCAGGAGAGTCCTGCGGATGAGAGACAGGGTTCCACTGAAAACGGAGAAAACAGCATTTCCCCTGGTTTACATG TGTATCACGCGCTGTATCTGGAGGAGCCCACGGCTGCAGAACTGATCCGCAAGATCGCATGTGTGTGCGGCCTTCCACTAGGAACAATCAACCAGGTGTACCGACAGGGTCCTACGGGCATTCTCATCCTTCTTAGTGATCAG atggTTTATAACTTTCCAGATGAGAGCAGTTTCCTGATCAGCACCGTCAAAG ATGAACTGGGTGAAGGACTCCATCTAATCCTGAAGTAG
- the ubp1 gene encoding upstream-binding protein 1 isoform X2: MKYRNDVLALPIFKQEKTSLPPEHETKNPPFQYVLCAATSPAVKLHDETLTYLNQGQSYEVRMLDNRKPGELPELNNKMVKSTVRVVFHDRRLQYTEHQQLEGWKWNRPGDRLLDIDIPMSVGIVEPKTHPSQLNAAEFLWDMKKRTSVFVQVHCISTEFTPRKHGGEKGVPFRIQIDTFALGDTVEYTEHLHSASCQIKVFKPKGADRKQKTDREKMEKRTAQEKEKYQPSYDTTILSETRLEPIIEDAGDHELKKSSKRTLPADCGDSLAKRGSCSPWPDKAYVSTNQAATPSFSSTPLSTYTASSVPDSDSSSPNHQADPGSLGASEQLSPTASIQDTQKWLLKNRFNSYARLFSNFSGSDLLKLTREDVVQICGPADGIRLFNALKSRSVRPRLTVYVCQESPADERQGSTENGENSISPGLHVYHALYLEEPTAAELIRKIACVCGLPLGTINQVYRQGPTGILILLSDQMVYNFPDESSFLISTVKDELGEGLHLILK, encoded by the exons ATGAAGTATCGCAA CGACGTGTTGGCTCTGCCAATCTTTAAGCAGGAGAAAACCAGTCTTCCTCCTGAACACGAGACCAAAAACCCCCCATTCCAGTATGTGCTGTGCGCTGCCACATCGCCCGCCGTCAAGCTGCATGACGAGACGCTCACATATCTGAACCAAG GCCAGTCTTACGAGGTGCGAATGTTGGACAACAGGAAGCCCGGGGAGTTACCAGAGCTCAACAACAAGATGGTGAAG AGCACAGTCAGGGTGGTGTTCCATGACCGCAGGCTGCAATATACagagcaccagcagctggagggcTGGAAGTGGAATCGTCCTGGTGACCGTCTCCTTGACATCG aTATCCCCATGTCAGTGGGCATTGTGGAGCCAAAGACTCATCCCTCCCAGCTCAACGCAGCGGAGTTCCTGTGGGACATGAAGAAAAGAActtctgtttttgtgcag GTGCACTGCATCAGCACTGAGTTCACCCCCAGGAAGCACGGTGGAGAGAAGGGCGTTCCCTTCAGGATCCAGATTGACACCTTCGCCCTGGGAGACACTGTAGAGTACACGGAGCACCTCCACTCTGCCTCCTGCCAAATCAAAGTCTTTAAG CCAAAAGGGGCAGATCGTAAGCAAAAGACGGAccgagagaagatggagaagcgCACAGCCCAAGAGAAGGAAAAGTACCAGCCTTCCTACGATACCACTATCCTTTCAGAG ACAAGACTTGAACCCATCATAGAGGACGCGGGCGACCACGAACTGAAGAAGTCCAGCAAGCGGACTCTTCCTGCTGACTGCGGGGACTCGCTGGCCAAGAGAGGCAGT TGCTCCCCGTGGCCCGACAAAGCCTACGTCAGCACCAACCAGGCAGCtactccctccttctcctccacacCGCTTTCCACCTACACGGCCTCCTCAGTACCAGACAG TGACTCGTCCTCACCCAATCACCAAGCGGACCCTGGGAGCCTCGGCGCTTCTGAG CAACTGAGCCCCACCGCCTCCATACAGGACACGCAAAAGTGGCTGCTGAAAAACCGCTTCAACTCCTACGCACGACTCTTTTCTAATTTCTCAG GTTCTGATTTATTGAAGTTGACCCGGGAGGATGTGGTCCAGATTTGTGGGCCAGCTGATGGGATCAGACTATTCAATGCACTTAAATCCag gtcGGTGCGTCCCAGATTGACAGTGTACGTCTGTCAGGAGAGTCCTGCGGATGAGAGACAGGGTTCCACTGAAAACGGAGAAAACAGCATTTCCCCTGGTTTACATG TGTATCACGCGCTGTATCTGGAGGAGCCCACGGCTGCAGAACTGATCCGCAAGATCGCATGTGTGTGCGGCCTTCCACTAGGAACAATCAACCAGGTGTACCGACAGGGTCCTACGGGCATTCTCATCCTTCTTAGTGATCAG atggTTTATAACTTTCCAGATGAGAGCAGTTTCCTGATCAGCACCGTCAAAG ATGAACTGGGTGAAGGACTCCATCTAATCCTGAAGTAG
- the ubp1 gene encoding upstream-binding protein 1 isoform X1, which yields MAWVLKMDDATIESGLVHDFDASLSGIGQELGAGAYSMSDVLALPIFKQEKTSLPPEHETKNPPFQYVLCAATSPAVKLHDETLTYLNQGQSYEVRMLDNRKPGELPELNNKMVKSTVRVVFHDRRLQYTEHQQLEGWKWNRPGDRLLDIDIPMSVGIVEPKTHPSQLNAAEFLWDMKKRTSVFVQVHCISTEFTPRKHGGEKGVPFRIQIDTFALGDTVEYTEHLHSASCQIKVFKPKGADRKQKTDREKMEKRTAQEKEKYQPSYDTTILSETRLEPIIEDAGDHELKKSSKRTLPADCGDSLAKRGSCSPWPDKAYVSTNQAATPSFSSTPLSTYTASSVPDSDSSSPNHQADPGSLGASEQLSPTASIQDTQKWLLKNRFNSYARLFSNFSGSDLLKLTREDVVQICGPADGIRLFNALKSRSVRPRLTVYVCQESPADERQGSTENGENSISPGLHVYHALYLEEPTAAELIRKIACVCGLPLGTINQVYRQGPTGILILLSDQMVYNFPDESSFLISTVKDELGEGLHLILK from the exons ATGGCTTGGGTTCTGAAGATGGACGATGCCACCATAGAGTCAGGGCTGGTGCACGACTTCGATGCCAGCCTGTCCGGTATCGGACAGGAGCTTGGTGCTGGAGCCTACAGCATGAG CGACGTGTTGGCTCTGCCAATCTTTAAGCAGGAGAAAACCAGTCTTCCTCCTGAACACGAGACCAAAAACCCCCCATTCCAGTATGTGCTGTGCGCTGCCACATCGCCCGCCGTCAAGCTGCATGACGAGACGCTCACATATCTGAACCAAG GCCAGTCTTACGAGGTGCGAATGTTGGACAACAGGAAGCCCGGGGAGTTACCAGAGCTCAACAACAAGATGGTGAAG AGCACAGTCAGGGTGGTGTTCCATGACCGCAGGCTGCAATATACagagcaccagcagctggagggcTGGAAGTGGAATCGTCCTGGTGACCGTCTCCTTGACATCG aTATCCCCATGTCAGTGGGCATTGTGGAGCCAAAGACTCATCCCTCCCAGCTCAACGCAGCGGAGTTCCTGTGGGACATGAAGAAAAGAActtctgtttttgtgcag GTGCACTGCATCAGCACTGAGTTCACCCCCAGGAAGCACGGTGGAGAGAAGGGCGTTCCCTTCAGGATCCAGATTGACACCTTCGCCCTGGGAGACACTGTAGAGTACACGGAGCACCTCCACTCTGCCTCCTGCCAAATCAAAGTCTTTAAG CCAAAAGGGGCAGATCGTAAGCAAAAGACGGAccgagagaagatggagaagcgCACAGCCCAAGAGAAGGAAAAGTACCAGCCTTCCTACGATACCACTATCCTTTCAGAG ACAAGACTTGAACCCATCATAGAGGACGCGGGCGACCACGAACTGAAGAAGTCCAGCAAGCGGACTCTTCCTGCTGACTGCGGGGACTCGCTGGCCAAGAGAGGCAGT TGCTCCCCGTGGCCCGACAAAGCCTACGTCAGCACCAACCAGGCAGCtactccctccttctcctccacacCGCTTTCCACCTACACGGCCTCCTCAGTACCAGACAG TGACTCGTCCTCACCCAATCACCAAGCGGACCCTGGGAGCCTCGGCGCTTCTGAG CAACTGAGCCCCACCGCCTCCATACAGGACACGCAAAAGTGGCTGCTGAAAAACCGCTTCAACTCCTACGCACGACTCTTTTCTAATTTCTCAG GTTCTGATTTATTGAAGTTGACCCGGGAGGATGTGGTCCAGATTTGTGGGCCAGCTGATGGGATCAGACTATTCAATGCACTTAAATCCag gtcGGTGCGTCCCAGATTGACAGTGTACGTCTGTCAGGAGAGTCCTGCGGATGAGAGACAGGGTTCCACTGAAAACGGAGAAAACAGCATTTCCCCTGGTTTACATG TGTATCACGCGCTGTATCTGGAGGAGCCCACGGCTGCAGAACTGATCCGCAAGATCGCATGTGTGTGCGGCCTTCCACTAGGAACAATCAACCAGGTGTACCGACAGGGTCCTACGGGCATTCTCATCCTTCTTAGTGATCAG atggTTTATAACTTTCCAGATGAGAGCAGTTTCCTGATCAGCACCGTCAAAG ATGAACTGGGTGAAGGACTCCATCTAATCCTGAAGTAG
- the pdcd6ip gene encoding programmed cell death 6-interacting protein isoform X1: MATFISVPLKKSSEVDLVKPLSKFINVAYQASDEQGEYIRAVEELNKLRKSAVGRPLDKHESSLEVLLRYYDQLCAVEPKFPFSENQLCLTFTWKDAFDKGSLFGGSVKLALASLGYEKTCVLFNVAALASQIASEQNLDNDEGLKTAAKYYQLASGAFGHIKDTVLSALNREPTMDISPETMGTLSTIMLAQAQEVIFLKAASDKMKDAVIAKLANQAADFYGDAFKQCQYKDNLPKYFYFQEVLPVLAAKHCIMQANAELHQSALAKQKKRFGEEIARLQHAAELVKTVASRYDEYVSVKDLSDRINRALTAAKKDNDFIYNDRVPEIKDLEHIGKAALVKASPITTPLSQKFSDLFEKMVPMAVQQAMTIYNQRKSDFVNRLVGTMREATNLCNGVLASLNLPAALEDLSGDSIPQSIAEKARSIVQQGGLQSIEQLIKDLPELLTRNREILDESLKILDEEETTDNDLRAKFNQRWNRTPSGDLYKPLRAEGANFRSILDKAVQADQVVKERYNTHCEMIALLCKPENELSAAIPSANPTKTLQGSEVVNMLRSQITKLDEIKKERETLEGEIKAVTFDMSVSFLTALARDGAINEEQLSSTQLEQLYGAYNQRVQASLRTQEELLGQVQTSHQEFSNLKQSNAESNQREEVLKKLASAHDSYVEISNNLREGTKFYNDLTEILLKFQNKCSDIVFARKTERDELLKELQQSIAREPSAPSFNVPAYQSTPAPPAAGPTPAPRTVFAEQQPPAKPPARPPPPTFTPHAASSTPANAAPASTPPNNPPPVAPPTQAQGPPYPSYQGYPGYYQMPMGYNPYAYGQYNMPYMSYQATPGQAGYPGAPPAGQPYPGYPQHPPQQQPYYPQQ; this comes from the exons ATGGCAACGTTTATTTCAGTCCCGTTGAAAAAGTCATCCGAGGTAGATCTAGTGAAGCCGCTGTCCAAATTCATCAATGTCGCGTACCAGGCGAGCGACGAGCAGGGGGAATATATCCGCGCcgtggaggagctgaacaaGCTCCGTAAGAGCGCAGTGGGAAGGCCGCTGGACAAACATGAGAGCTCCCTGGAGGTTCTTCTCAG GTATTACGATCAGCTGTGTGCCGTCGAGCCCAAGTTTCCCTTCTCTGAAAACCAG CTCTGCTTAACCTTCACATGGAAGGATGCGTTTGATAAAGGGTCACTGTTTGGAGGCTCAGTCAAGCTTG CCTTGGCCAGTTTGGGCTATGAGAAGACTTGTGTGCTGTTCAATGTAGCAGCTCTGGCCAGTCAGATCGCCTCCGAGCAGAACCTGGATAATGATGAGGGGCTGAAGACCGCAGCCAAATACTATCAG CTGGCCAGCGGAGCTTTCGGCCACATTAAGGACACAGTTCTGTCCGCGCTGAACAGAGAGCCAACCATGGACATCTCCCCGGAAACTATGGGTACCCTGAGCACAATCATGCTGGCACAGGCCCAGGAAGTCATCTTCCTCAAGGCAGCCTCAG ATAAGATGAAAGACGCTGTCATCGCCAAGCTGGCCAATCAGGCGGCAGATTTCTACGGCGATGCCTTCAAGCAGTGTCAGTACAAAGACAACCTTCCCAAG tatttttattttcaggaagtgCTGCCCGTGCTGGCGGCCAAGCACTGCATCATGCAGGCCAATGCTGAGCTCCACCAGAGCGCCCTGGCTAAACAGAAGAAGCGCTTTGGAGAGGAGATCGCTCGCCTACAG CACGCAGCAGAGCTGGTGAAGACCGTGGCGTCTCGGTACGACGAATACGTGAGCGTCAAAGACCTGAGTGACAGGATCAACCGAGCCCTCACCGCGGCCAAAAAAGACAACGATTTTATCTACAACGACCGCGTGCCTGAAATCAAGGATCTTGAACACATTGGCAAGGCGGCGCTGGTCAAAGCATCCCCCATCACAACGCCACTCAGCCAGAAATTCTCAG ACTTATTTGAGAAGATGGTCCCCATGGCGGTGCAGCAGGCCATGACTATTTACAACCAGAGGAAGTCTGACTTTGTTAACAGGCTGGTGGGAACCATGAGGGAGGCCACCAACCTCTGCAACGG GGTGTTGGCGTCTCTAAACCTGCCAGCAGCGCTGGAGGATCTGTCCGGAGACTCTATCCCACAGTCTATAGCCGAGAAGGCGCGCTCCATCGTGCAGCAAGGAGGACTGCAGAGCATCGAGCAGCTCATCAAAGACCTGCCGGAGCTCCTGACTCGGAACAGAGAGATCCTGGATGAG TCTTTAAAGATACTGGATGAGGAAGAGACGACGGACAACGACCTGCGGGCCAAGTTCAACCAGCGCTGGAACAGAACGCCCTCTGGAGATCTGTACAAGCCCCTCCGTGCAG AGGGAGCCAACTTCCGCAGCATCTTGGACAAGGCTGTCCAGGCGGACCAGGTGGTGAAGGAGCGCTACAACACTCACTGTGAAATGATCGCCTTGCTGTGCAAACCCGAGAACGAGCTGAGCGCCGCCATCCCGTCTGCCAACCCAACCAAAACACTGCAGGGCAGCGAG GTGGTGAACATGCTGCGCTCTCAGATCACCAAACTGGATGAGATTAAGAAGGAGCGGGAGACGCtggagggagagatcaaggctgtgacctttgacatgtCTGTTAGCTTCCTAACGGCCCTCGCCCGGGATGGGGCCATCAACGAGGAGCAGCTCTCAAGCACCCAGCTCGAGCAGTTGTACGGTGCCTACAACCAGAGGGTCCAGGCCAGCCTTCGGACACAGGAAGAGCTGCTTGGACAAGTTCAG ACCTCCCACCAGGAGTTCAGCAATCTGAAACAGTCCAATGCAGAAAGCAACCAGAGGGAGGAGGTGCTGAAAAAGCTGGCCTCAGCTCATGACAGCTACGTCGAGATCAGCAACAACCTGCGCGAAGGCACCAAG TTTTACAACGACTTGACAGAAATCCTCCTGAAGTTCCAGAACAAATGCAGCGACATAGTCTTTGCTCGCAAAACAGAGCGCGACGAACTGCTCAA GGAGCTTCAGCAGAGCATCGCTCGGGAGCCCAGCGCTCCATCCTTCAACGTCCCAGCCTATCAGAGCACCCCAGCTCCCCCTGCCGCTGGACCAACACCAGCGCCAAGAACGGTCTTT GCCGAGCAGCAACCACCGGCAAAGCCCCCGGCGAGGCCACCTCCACCTACCTTCACCCCTCATGCCGCTTCCAGCACACCAGCCAATGCAGCACCTGCCAGTACTCCACCTAACAACCCACCACCGGTGGCTCCGCCGACACAGGCCCAGGGCCCACCTTACCCCTCCTACCAGGGCTATCCAGG GTACTACCAGATGCCTATGGGCTACAACCCCTATGCTTACGGGCAGTACAACATGCCCTACATGTCATACCAGGCCACTCCAGGACAAGCTGGCTACCCAGGCGCCCCTCCTGCTGGACAGCCATACCCTGGCTACCCCCAGCaccctcctcagcagcagccctACTACCCACAGCAATAA